From a single Hymenobacter sp. YIM 151500-1 genomic region:
- a CDS encoding CHRD domain-containing protein, with protein MVMVALWAGTSSCNNDDDDNTPAAPTNTVQVTASLDGKQQVPANPSTATGTMTGTYDKTTRVLTYTVTYQGITPTMGHFHQGAPGVNGNPIVTFPNVTTSPISSTATLDPADGASLLNGGLYVNLHTQAYPKGEIRGNVTVK; from the coding sequence ATGGTTATGGTTGCTCTGTGGGCGGGTACCTCCTCCTGCAACAACGATGACGACGACAATACCCCGGCTGCTCCAACCAACACCGTGCAGGTAACGGCCAGCCTTGACGGCAAGCAGCAGGTGCCTGCCAATCCCTCCACGGCCACCGGTACCATGACCGGCACCTACGACAAAACCACGCGGGTGCTGACGTACACCGTCACCTACCAGGGCATTACTCCCACCATGGGCCACTTCCACCAGGGCGCTCCGGGGGTGAATGGCAATCCTATTGTCACGTTCCCGAACGTAACGACTTCACCCATTTCAAGCACGGCCACGCTCGACCCAGCAGACGGGGCCAGCCTGCTGAACGGCGGCCTGTACGTGAACCTGCACACGCAGGCATACCCGAAAGGAGAAATCCGCGGCAACGTAACGGTTAAGTAG
- a CDS encoding acyltransferase, translated as MSEPLAYYAHPTAVLDEGCRVGAGCRIWHFTHVSAGAELGENCTLGQNVFVADGVRLGRNVKVQNNVSLYAGVECHDDVFIGPSVVFTNVLNPRAAVSRRHEYRPTVLERGVSIGANATIVCGVRLGEFAFVGAGAVLTRSVPAYGLVHGNPARQRGWMSVHGHRLHFDGQGRATCPESHHIYQLTDGRVSRISPG; from the coding sequence ATGTCTGAACCGCTGGCTTACTATGCGCATCCCACCGCCGTCCTCGACGAGGGGTGCCGTGTTGGGGCTGGCTGCCGCATCTGGCACTTCACGCACGTGTCGGCCGGGGCCGAGCTGGGCGAAAACTGCACGCTGGGCCAGAACGTGTTTGTGGCCGACGGCGTACGGCTGGGCCGCAACGTGAAGGTGCAGAACAACGTGAGCCTGTACGCCGGCGTGGAGTGCCACGACGACGTGTTCATCGGGCCCTCAGTAGTGTTTACCAACGTGCTGAATCCGCGGGCCGCCGTGTCGCGCCGCCACGAGTACCGCCCTACGGTGCTGGAGCGCGGCGTCAGCATCGGAGCCAATGCTACCATCGTGTGCGGGGTACGGCTCGGCGAGTTTGCCTTTGTGGGTGCCGGCGCGGTGCTCACCCGGAGCGTGCCCGCCTACGGCCTCGTGCACGGAAACCCCGCCCGGCAGCGCGGCTGGATGAGCGTCCACGGCCACCGCCTCCACTTCGACGGCCAGGGCCGCGCCACCTGCCCCGAAAGCCACCACATCTATCAGTTAACCGATGGCCGGGTTTCCCGTATCAGCCCCGGCTAA
- a CDS encoding YceI family protein yields the protein MLVWALSCWASGLGHAQGRYLTQKGAVSFFSTSIIEDIEAHTEQAGAIIDLQTRQLALSIPIKSFQFKRTLMQEHFNENYMESEKYPKATFKGKLLEFDPDAFLKGGPQRVTVEGDLTIHGVTRRVTVPGALELNKGSLLVNAYFSVAPADYNIEVPLLVRENIAKVVGIKVIMTCELASQLTIVKP from the coding sequence GTGCTGGTCTGGGCGCTAAGCTGCTGGGCCAGCGGGCTGGGGCACGCCCAAGGCCGGTACCTGACTCAGAAGGGCGCCGTCAGCTTTTTCTCCACCAGCATCATCGAAGATATTGAAGCGCACACGGAGCAGGCCGGGGCCATCATCGACCTGCAAACCCGCCAGCTGGCGCTGTCCATTCCCATCAAGTCGTTCCAATTTAAGCGCACCCTCATGCAGGAGCACTTCAACGAGAACTACATGGAGTCGGAGAAGTACCCGAAAGCAACCTTTAAAGGGAAGCTGCTGGAATTCGACCCGGATGCCTTCCTGAAGGGCGGCCCCCAGCGCGTGACCGTGGAAGGCGACCTGACCATTCATGGCGTAACCCGGCGCGTAACCGTGCCGGGTGCGTTGGAGCTGAACAAAGGCTCGCTATTGGTGAATGCCTACTTCAGCGTGGCGCCAGCCGATTACAACATCGAGGTGCCGCTGCTCGTGCGCGAAAACATTGCCAAGGTAGTGGGTATCAAGGTGATAATGACCTGCGAACTGGCCTCCCAACTGACGATTGTCAAACCGTAA
- a CDS encoding GxxExxY protein: protein MPLDSRFTPITEKIIGCALRVHGKMGSGFQEVIYQRCLAIEMEKAQLLFAREVEMPLFYDGHEVGARRVDFLVEESVLVELKALTEINDSHYAQVINYLNAYELEVGLLLNFGEPSLRIKRFVKSQQSRKTNHSPQQ, encoded by the coding sequence ATGCCCTTAGATAGTCGATTCACTCCGATTACTGAAAAGATAATTGGTTGTGCCTTACGGGTGCATGGTAAGATGGGAAGTGGCTTCCAAGAAGTAATCTATCAGCGCTGTTTGGCCATAGAAATGGAAAAGGCACAATTGCTTTTTGCACGTGAAGTAGAGATGCCTCTGTTCTATGATGGCCACGAAGTAGGAGCCAGACGAGTTGATTTTCTGGTGGAAGAAAGCGTACTGGTTGAACTGAAAGCTCTTACTGAAATCAACGACAGCCATTACGCACAGGTCATCAATTATCTCAATGCTTATGAATTAGAGGTAGGCTTGCTGCTCAATTTTGGTGAGCCAAGCCTACGCATAAAACGGTTTGTTAAAAGCCAGCAAAGCCGCAAAACGAACCACTCGCCACAGCAATAA
- a CDS encoding phosphatidate cytidylyltransferase: protein MGAVATAQNCNFRRRYLVLTLTTGACDAPLRRLPTSTSPAPPSAEPSAGKPPMSNLAQRIIFAVIGAALLLGCVWYSAWTFAVLFAAIQAKMLLEFYRMMRAAGYRPAKWIGLGAGVYLFAVVAVLKFVLLINLDSINFATSIGRAPGWHTLILPSSSFVWILGLFLVLPVWLLIGEMRRWPQTTTPFGNVGATLLGLLYVSLPMSLLSLIAGETSYDPRRVLALLLLVWSSDIGAYAAGKTFGKHKLAPSISPGKTWEGTIGGFLLTLGMGWALGYLLPELSLTYRLVVAGVVAVFGPLGDLAESMLKRSVDVKDSGRIMPGHGGLLDRFDAFLFILPVLALLQLLVG, encoded by the coding sequence ATGGGAGCCGTTGCCACGGCGCAAAATTGTAATTTCCGGCGTCGTTATCTAGTCCTCACCTTAACCACGGGCGCGTGCGACGCGCCCCTACGCCGTTTGCCAACTTCTACTTCTCCCGCGCCCCCATCCGCCGAGCCCTCCGCTGGTAAGCCGCCCATGTCCAACCTGGCCCAGCGGATTATTTTCGCCGTTATCGGGGCCGCGCTGCTGCTGGGGTGCGTGTGGTACAGCGCCTGGACGTTTGCGGTGCTGTTTGCAGCTATCCAGGCTAAGATGCTACTGGAGTTTTACCGCATGATGCGGGCAGCCGGGTACCGGCCGGCGAAGTGGATTGGGCTGGGAGCTGGCGTCTACTTATTCGCAGTTGTAGCTGTTTTGAAGTTTGTTTTGTTGATAAACCTCGACAGCATCAATTTCGCAACAAGTATAGGGAGAGCACCGGGCTGGCACACGTTAATTCTGCCTAGCTCTTCCTTCGTCTGGATACTTGGGTTATTCTTAGTGCTACCAGTGTGGCTGCTGATAGGCGAAATGCGTAGGTGGCCACAGACGACTACACCATTCGGTAATGTAGGCGCTACCTTGCTAGGCTTGCTCTATGTGAGTTTGCCTATGAGCTTACTTAGTTTGATAGCCGGAGAAACGTCGTATGATCCCCGCCGCGTGCTGGCCCTGCTGCTGCTGGTGTGGTCCTCTGACATTGGTGCGTACGCCGCCGGCAAAACCTTCGGCAAGCACAAGCTGGCCCCCAGCATTTCGCCCGGCAAAACCTGGGAGGGCACCATCGGTGGGTTTCTGCTCACGCTGGGCATGGGCTGGGCCCTGGGCTACCTGCTGCCCGAACTCTCCCTGACCTACCGCCTCGTAGTAGCCGGCGTGGTAGCCGTGTTCGGCCCCCTCGGCGACCTGGCCGAATCCATGCTCAAGCGCAGCGTCGATGTCAAGGATTCCGGCCGTATCATGCCCGGCCACGGCGGCCTCCTCGACCGGTTCGACGCCTTCCTGTTCATCCTGCCGGTGCTGGCGCTGTTGCAGCTGCTGGTAGGATAG
- a CDS encoding heavy-metal-associated domain-containing protein has protein sequence MLRVEGVGALVQARRLQEQVAAVPGVAACTINPRTSLATVSYDEAVLPKQELLRVLSVGGLFRVEEVPGLPAAD, from the coding sequence GTGCTCCGGGTAGAAGGGGTGGGCGCTCTGGTGCAGGCCCGGCGCTTGCAGGAGCAAGTGGCCGCCGTGCCGGGCGTGGCCGCCTGCACCATCAACCCGCGCACCAGCCTGGCCACCGTCAGCTACGACGAGGCAGTATTGCCAAAGCAGGAGCTACTTCGGGTGCTATCGGTGGGCGGGCTGTTTCGGGTGGAAGAAGTGCCAGGGCTACCAGCTGCTGACTAG
- the prmC gene encoding peptide chain release factor N(5)-glutamine methyltransferase, which yields MPTLRQLTASVAAALTPLYPRPEAEAMAGQLLEHLLHLTPLQRRMQAQEPVPEEILAQLAPLRERLLRHEPLQYVLGTAHFAGLELEVTPATLIPRPETEELVQLLVQEQQGRSGLHVLDVGTGSGCIAVALALALPGSQVTAVDVSGEALAVARRNAARHGAAVHFQQLDVLAAMPNLPAPLDVLVSNPPYVLEAERAQMRPNVLAYEPATALFVPNHDPLLFYRRIAELGRQVLRPGGGLYFEINEQYGPATQALVQELGYTEAGLVADLFGKLRFVRATWPG from the coding sequence ATGCCCACTCTGCGCCAGCTCACGGCCTCCGTTGCCGCTGCCCTCACCCCGCTCTACCCCCGGCCGGAAGCCGAGGCCATGGCGGGGCAGCTGCTGGAGCACCTGCTGCACCTCACGCCCCTGCAACGGCGTATGCAGGCCCAGGAGCCCGTGCCCGAGGAAATACTAGCGCAGCTGGCGCCCCTGCGGGAGCGGCTGCTGCGCCACGAGCCTTTACAATACGTGCTGGGCACAGCCCACTTTGCCGGCCTGGAGCTGGAAGTAACACCCGCCACCCTTATTCCGCGCCCCGAAACCGAAGAGCTGGTGCAGCTTCTGGTGCAGGAGCAGCAGGGCCGCTCCGGCCTGCACGTACTGGATGTGGGCACCGGCTCGGGCTGCATAGCCGTAGCCCTGGCGCTGGCCTTGCCCGGCAGCCAGGTAACGGCCGTGGACGTGTCGGGCGAAGCGCTGGCCGTGGCCCGCCGCAACGCCGCCCGCCACGGCGCGGCGGTGCACTTTCAGCAGCTCGATGTTTTGGCGGCAATGCCCAATCTGCCCGCGCCCCTGGACGTGCTGGTGAGCAACCCGCCCTACGTGCTGGAAGCCGAGCGCGCCCAGATGCGCCCCAACGTGCTGGCCTACGAGCCGGCCACGGCCCTGTTCGTGCCCAACCACGACCCGCTGCTATTTTACCGGCGTATAGCCGAGCTGGGGCGGCAGGTGCTGCGCCCCGGCGGCGGCCTGTACTTTGAAATCAACGAGCAGTATGGCCCTGCCACGCAGGCCCTGGTGCAGGAGCTAGGCTACACCGAAGCCGGCCTAGTAGCCGACCTGTTTGGCAAGCTCCGCTTTGTGCGCGCTACCTGGCCAGGCTAA
- a CDS encoding GAF domain-containing protein: MAEELHLDTTVSKAEQYRQLLPQIEALTTGEPDLVANLANTVAALRQAFGFFWVGFYLVKDDELVLGPFQGPIACTRIRRGRGVCGTSWAQAATILVPDVEQFPGHIACSSESKSEIVVPVLKNGQVVAVLDVDSDQLNDFDHDDQQALEQLMPLVARWF, translated from the coding sequence ATGGCTGAAGAACTCCATCTCGATACCACCGTTTCCAAAGCCGAGCAATACCGCCAGCTTCTGCCCCAGATTGAAGCCCTGACTACCGGTGAACCGGACCTCGTAGCCAACTTGGCCAACACCGTGGCGGCCCTGCGGCAGGCGTTTGGTTTTTTTTGGGTGGGCTTCTATCTCGTGAAAGACGACGAGTTGGTGCTGGGGCCGTTTCAAGGCCCTATTGCCTGCACCCGCATCCGGCGCGGCCGGGGCGTGTGCGGCACCAGTTGGGCGCAGGCCGCCACCATCCTGGTGCCCGACGTGGAGCAGTTTCCCGGCCATATTGCCTGTAGCTCCGAGAGCAAGTCGGAAATTGTGGTGCCAGTGCTCAAAAACGGCCAGGTGGTAGCCGTGCTTGATGTGGACAGCGACCAGCTCAACGACTTCGACCACGACGACCAGCAAGCCCTGGAGCAGCTTATGCCGCTGGTGGCCCGGTGGTTCTGA
- a CDS encoding DUF5777 family beta-barrel protein: MKQLFTRYGGCLALACLLAAGWARPAQAQDDDLLNQLESQTPKPTTPEAVNATFKSTRLINGHTVETPGQGTMVFLISHRFGTLNSGAYELFGLDNATIRLGLEYALTDDLEVGVGRSSHQKTFDGFVKYRALRQRAGSGGFPASVTLFASTALVTQRDPPGTTLDRTLTRRLTHSYQALIARKFNSNLSLQLMPTLVHRNLTEMGGGPNDVYAIGAGGRHKLTKRTSLNVEYYYLLPNTRPSGLRNSLAVGFDIETGGHIFQLHVTNSQGMVEKFFVSETRGNFFKGDLYFGFNVNRNFTLRPKAEFRKGK, encoded by the coding sequence ATGAAGCAACTTTTTACCCGCTACGGAGGCTGCCTGGCGCTGGCGTGTCTGCTGGCCGCCGGCTGGGCCCGGCCAGCGCAGGCCCAGGACGACGACCTGCTCAACCAGCTGGAAAGCCAGACGCCCAAGCCCACCACGCCCGAGGCCGTGAACGCCACCTTTAAAAGCACCCGCCTCATCAACGGCCACACCGTAGAAACGCCCGGCCAGGGCACGATGGTGTTTTTGATTTCGCACCGCTTCGGCACGCTCAACAGCGGGGCCTACGAGCTTTTTGGCCTCGACAATGCCACCATCCGGCTCGGCTTGGAGTATGCCCTCACCGACGACCTGGAAGTGGGTGTCGGCCGCAGCTCCCACCAAAAAACCTTCGACGGCTTTGTGAAATACCGGGCCCTGCGCCAACGCGCCGGCTCCGGAGGATTCCCCGCCAGCGTCACGCTGTTTGCCAGCACAGCCCTGGTTACCCAGCGCGACCCTCCCGGCACCACCCTCGACCGGACGCTGACGCGCCGCCTGACGCACTCGTACCAGGCCCTGATTGCGCGCAAGTTCAATTCCAACCTGTCGTTGCAGCTCATGCCGACGCTGGTGCACCGCAACCTGACGGAAATGGGCGGGGGGCCGAATGATGTGTACGCCATTGGGGCGGGTGGGCGCCACAAGCTGACCAAGCGCACCTCCCTCAACGTGGAGTACTACTACCTGCTGCCCAACACCCGGCCCTCGGGCCTGCGCAACTCCCTGGCCGTGGGGTTTGATATTGAAACCGGGGGCCACATTTTCCAGCTGCACGTCACCAACTCGCAGGGGATGGTTGAGAAGTTCTTCGTGAGCGAAACCCGCGGCAACTTCTTCAAGGGCGACCTGTACTTCGGCTTCAACGTGAACCGCAACTTCACGCTACGCCCCAAGGCCGAGTTCCGCAAGGGCAAGTAG
- a CDS encoding phosphatidylserine decarboxylase family protein — MKIHKEGRRILFFTLLALLAVNLLLFRYNAANEGFNKVFAGISVVVFLALLQFFRSPARRLFTHEDLVIAPADGKVVVIEDVHEPEYFDDVRKQISIFMSPINVHITRNPISGIVRYFKYHPGNYLVAWHPKSSTKNERTTVVVESEAGPFVLFRQIAGAMARRIVWYVNEGDEVSQGEEFGFIKFGSRVDIFVPVDTEVKVQIGEKVKGGQTIIAQLKTESPGLF, encoded by the coding sequence ATGAAGATTCATAAGGAAGGACGACGCATCCTGTTCTTTACCCTGCTGGCCCTGCTGGCCGTCAATCTGCTGCTATTTCGCTACAACGCCGCCAACGAGGGATTTAACAAGGTCTTCGCCGGAATTTCGGTCGTCGTGTTTTTGGCGCTGCTGCAGTTTTTCCGCAGCCCGGCCCGGCGGCTATTCACGCACGAAGACCTGGTTATTGCCCCGGCCGACGGCAAAGTGGTGGTGATAGAGGACGTGCACGAGCCGGAGTACTTCGACGACGTGCGCAAGCAAATCAGCATCTTCATGTCGCCGATTAACGTGCACATCACCCGCAACCCGATTTCGGGTATCGTGCGTTACTTCAAGTACCACCCCGGCAACTACTTGGTGGCCTGGCACCCCAAGAGCAGCACCAAAAACGAGCGGACCACGGTAGTCGTGGAGTCGGAAGCCGGGCCGTTTGTGCTGTTCCGGCAGATTGCCGGGGCCATGGCCCGCCGCATCGTGTGGTACGTGAACGAGGGCGACGAAGTAAGCCAGGGCGAGGAGTTCGGCTTCATCAAGTTCGGCTCCCGCGTCGACATCTTCGTGCCCGTCGATACCGAAGTAAAAGTGCAGATTGGCGAAAAAGTAAAGGGCGGCCAAACCATCATCGCCCAGCTCAAAACCGAAAGCCCTGGCTTGTTCTGA
- a CDS encoding Glu/Leu/Phe/Val family dehydrogenase produces the protein MAATTVYKEPAPIVDRENPLESMMSRFNVAAEILGLDDETYNVLKAPDKQVIVSIPVTMDNGKIRVFEGYRVVHNTILGPSKGGIRYDKNVHLDEVKALAAWMTWKCAVVDIPYGGAKGGIICDPTTMSAGEIERLTRGYTLAMKDVFGPDRDIPAPDMGTGPREMAWLMDEFSKTTGATSPAVVTGKPLVMGGSLGRTEATGRGVMVSALAALKKLNLEPTQVSAVVQGFGNVGSWAAKLLADKGVKIKGVSDISGAYWNDNGINIDEAVAYKNAHQGRLEGYTGATLLDNADDLLLADVDVLVPAAVEDVITEHNAHDIKAKLIVEGANGPTSASADPIINEKGIMVVPDILANSGGVTVSYFEWVQNRLGYKWSEDMVNERAERIMSDAFEKVYATSQKHNIPMRIAAYVVAIDKVAQTYRYRGGF, from the coding sequence ATGGCTGCCACCACGGTGTACAAAGAGCCGGCTCCCATTGTGGACCGCGAAAATCCCTTGGAATCCATGATGTCGCGCTTCAACGTCGCGGCCGAAATCCTCGGTCTGGACGACGAAACGTATAACGTGCTCAAGGCGCCCGACAAGCAGGTTATCGTCAGCATTCCGGTGACGATGGACAACGGCAAGATTCGCGTGTTTGAAGGCTACCGGGTGGTGCACAATACCATTCTGGGCCCCTCCAAGGGCGGCATCCGCTACGACAAAAACGTGCACCTCGACGAGGTGAAGGCCCTGGCCGCCTGGATGACCTGGAAGTGCGCCGTAGTAGATATTCCGTACGGTGGGGCCAAGGGCGGCATCATCTGCGACCCGACCACCATGAGCGCCGGCGAAATTGAGCGCCTCACCCGCGGCTACACCCTGGCCATGAAGGACGTGTTCGGGCCCGACCGCGACATTCCGGCTCCCGACATGGGCACCGGTCCCCGCGAAATGGCCTGGCTCATGGACGAATTTTCTAAGACCACCGGCGCCACTTCCCCGGCCGTGGTAACGGGCAAGCCCTTGGTAATGGGCGGCTCCCTGGGCCGCACCGAGGCCACGGGCCGCGGCGTAATGGTGTCGGCGCTGGCGGCTTTGAAGAAGCTGAACCTGGAGCCTACGCAGGTGTCGGCCGTGGTGCAGGGCTTCGGCAACGTGGGCTCCTGGGCCGCCAAGCTGCTGGCCGACAAAGGCGTGAAAATCAAAGGGGTAAGCGACATTTCGGGCGCCTATTGGAACGACAACGGCATCAACATCGACGAGGCCGTTGCCTATAAGAACGCCCACCAGGGCCGCCTGGAAGGCTACACCGGCGCTACGCTCCTGGACAACGCCGACGACCTGCTGCTGGCCGACGTGGACGTGCTGGTGCCCGCCGCCGTGGAGGACGTCATCACCGAGCACAACGCCCACGACATCAAGGCCAAGCTGATTGTGGAAGGCGCCAACGGCCCCACCTCCGCCTCCGCCGACCCCATCATCAATGAGAAGGGCATCATGGTGGTGCCCGACATCCTGGCCAACTCCGGCGGCGTAACGGTGTCGTACTTCGAGTGGGTGCAGAACCGCCTGGGCTACAAGTGGAGCGAGGACATGGTGAATGAGCGCGCCGAGCGTATCATGAGCGACGCTTTCGAGAAAGTGTACGCCACCTCGCAAAAACATAACATCCCGATGCGCATTGCCGCCTACGTGGTAGCCATCGACAAAGTAGCCCAGACCTACCGGTACCGTGGCGGCTTCTAA
- a CDS encoding CPBP family intramembrane glutamic endopeptidase: MKGFVSSRLHPAANLALLLVLLLVAFCLSMFLIVACTNLLFGVGLREIGNVTQRPADHPHGWTISMISQGLLLLGGFGGAAVAFITLTGNQLRDYLTPRRPVPASWLLLAGALIVLSVPAMSVLIAWNASLDLPAWALEREEQAKNLLKVLTNFSSPLRFVVALLVMAVVPAVGEELFFRGVFQRNLVQWAGRHAGIWLAAAIFSAAHFQFMGFVPRFVLGLVLGYLYEWSGNILVPMAAHFAQNAFQLALLYAQQREWTAADFDPDSTEALPWYWAVLSVVVCAALLWQLRRLLAGPTPAQLPTEMHTLGSHGVALRRPASGNAAPRARTLSHDGVDSTRS, from the coding sequence ATGAAAGGTTTCGTTTCCAGCCGGCTGCACCCTGCCGCCAACCTGGCCCTGCTGCTGGTGCTGCTGCTCGTTGCGTTTTGCTTGTCTATGTTCCTGATTGTGGCGTGCACCAACCTGCTGTTTGGAGTGGGCCTGCGGGAAATCGGCAACGTTACGCAGCGCCCGGCCGACCATCCGCATGGCTGGACCATATCCATGATTAGCCAGGGGTTGCTGCTGCTGGGTGGCTTTGGCGGGGCTGCCGTGGCCTTTATTACTCTCACCGGCAACCAGTTGCGCGACTACCTGACGCCGCGCCGGCCGGTGCCGGCTTCCTGGCTGCTGCTGGCCGGAGCCCTGATTGTGCTGAGCGTGCCGGCTATGTCGGTGCTTATTGCCTGGAACGCCAGCCTTGACCTGCCGGCGTGGGCCCTGGAGCGCGAAGAGCAAGCCAAAAACCTGCTTAAGGTGTTGACCAACTTCTCTTCTCCCCTGCGCTTTGTGGTGGCGCTACTGGTAATGGCCGTGGTGCCGGCCGTGGGCGAGGAGCTGTTTTTTCGGGGAGTATTCCAGCGCAACCTGGTGCAGTGGGCGGGGCGGCACGCGGGTATCTGGCTGGCGGCTGCCATTTTCAGCGCCGCTCACTTCCAGTTTATGGGCTTCGTGCCGCGCTTTGTGCTGGGCCTGGTGCTGGGCTACCTTTACGAGTGGAGCGGCAACATTCTGGTGCCCATGGCCGCCCACTTCGCCCAGAATGCCTTTCAGCTGGCACTCCTCTACGCCCAGCAGCGGGAGTGGACGGCCGCCGACTTCGACCCCGATTCCACCGAGGCCCTGCCCTGGTACTGGGCGGTGCTGTCGGTGGTGGTGTGCGCGGCCCTGCTGTGGCAGCTGCGCCGCCTGCTGGCCGGCCCCACGCCCGCGCAGCTGCCCACCGAAATGCACACGCTGGGCAGCCACGGCGTAGCCCTGCGCCGCCCCGCGTCCGGCAACGCGGCACCAAGGGCCCGCACCCTCAGCCACGACGGCGTAGACAGTACCCGGTCGTAG
- the ribD gene encoding bifunctional diaminohydroxyphosphoribosylaminopyrimidine deaminase/5-amino-6-(5-phosphoribosylamino)uracil reductase RibD — MPSSDFDQLMMRRALDLARLGTGYVRPNPLVGCVITHEGRVIGEGWHRQYGGPHAEVNAVAAVTEQHLLPRSRVYVTLEPCAHFGKTPPCADLLVEKGVAEVVVCNLDPNPLVAGRGLHKLRDAGIQVETGVLEPEGRWLNRRFFTVQEKKRPYVVLKWAETADGYLAGPYHQPVAISGELARVAVHQWRADEHAILVGTRTALHDNPRLNVRAWPGPDPIRVVIDKNLSLPPTHHLFDQSQPTLVYTYRQRATTGNLGYITLREAEDLLPQMLQNLQQRQVQSVLVEGGPTVLNSLLKDGLWDEARVIRSPRRLGGGVAAPRLGLAGLHEQFRLGEDEVFVFRNE; from the coding sequence ATGCCTTCCTCTGATTTCGACCAGTTGATGATGCGCCGCGCCCTGGACCTGGCCCGCCTAGGCACTGGCTACGTGCGGCCCAACCCTTTGGTGGGCTGCGTCATCACCCACGAGGGCCGGGTAATTGGGGAAGGCTGGCACCGGCAGTACGGCGGCCCCCACGCCGAAGTCAACGCCGTAGCGGCCGTGACCGAGCAGCACTTGCTGCCCCGAAGCCGCGTGTACGTGACGCTGGAGCCCTGCGCCCACTTCGGCAAAACGCCCCCTTGTGCCGACCTGCTCGTGGAAAAAGGCGTGGCCGAAGTGGTAGTCTGCAACCTCGACCCCAACCCGCTGGTGGCGGGCCGCGGCCTGCACAAGCTGCGCGACGCCGGCATTCAAGTGGAAACCGGGGTGCTGGAACCGGAAGGGCGCTGGCTAAACCGGCGCTTCTTCACGGTGCAGGAGAAGAAGCGGCCCTACGTGGTGCTGAAGTGGGCCGAAACCGCCGACGGCTACCTGGCCGGGCCCTACCACCAGCCAGTGGCCATCAGTGGGGAACTGGCCCGCGTGGCCGTGCACCAGTGGCGCGCCGACGAGCACGCCATCCTGGTGGGTACGCGCACGGCCCTGCACGACAACCCCCGCCTGAACGTGCGCGCCTGGCCCGGCCCCGACCCCATCCGCGTCGTCATCGACAAAAACCTGAGCCTGCCGCCCACCCACCATCTCTTTGACCAGAGCCAGCCCACGCTGGTGTACACGTACCGGCAGCGGGCCACCACCGGCAACCTGGGCTACATTACCCTGCGGGAAGCCGAGGACCTGCTGCCGCAGATGCTGCAAAACCTCCAGCAGCGGCAGGTGCAGTCGGTGCTGGTGGAAGGCGGCCCCACGGTGCTCAACTCCCTGCTGAAAGACGGCCTCTGGGACGAGGCGCGCGTTATCCGCAGCCCGCGCCGCCTGGGCGGCGGAGTGGCCGCGCCCCGCCTGGGCCTGGCCGGCCTGCACGAGCAGTTCCGCCTGGGCGAGGACGAGGTGTTTGTGTTTCGGAATGAATGA